In Salvelinus fontinalis isolate EN_2023a unplaced genomic scaffold, ASM2944872v1 scaffold_0075, whole genome shotgun sequence, one DNA window encodes the following:
- the LOC129842932 gene encoding hatching enzyme 1.2-like, translated as MEQSPSLTLLLLLLLGLSQANPLMEDGSGPEILTDDPEDVDITERILTTNNGSSQFLLEGDMVAPTTRNAMVCFSAGCFWKKGTDGLVEVPYTVSSSFSSSNKQIIENALRAFPSKTCIRFVPRQNQVDFISYEPRDGCWSSLGRVGGQQTVSLQMDGCVYFGVIQHETLHALGFQHEQTRSDRDQYVTINWSNIDSNNAYNFDRSNTNNLNTAYDYSSVMHYGNTAFSINGMDTITPIPNPNVPIGQRQGLSTTDILRINRLYGC; from the exons ATGGAGCAAAGCCCCTCTCTgaccctgctgctgctgctgctgctgggcctCTCTCAGGCCAACCCTCTCATGGAGGACGGAAGTGGACCAGAGATCCTAACAGACGACCCTGAGGATGTAGACATCACTGAGAGAATTCTGACCACCAATAACGGCTCCAGTCAGTTTCTGTTGGAGGGAGACATGGTGGCGCCAACAACCAGAAATGCCATGGTTTGCTTTAG TGCAGGGTGCTTCTGGAAAAAAGGCACTGACGGATTGGTTGAAGTGCCCTACACAGTGAGCAGTAGCTTCAGTTCCTCTAACAAGCAGATCATTGAGAATGCCCTCCGGGCCTTCCCTTCCAAGACCTGCATTCGCTTCGTGCCTCGTCAGAATCAGGTTGACTTCATCAGCTACGAGCCCAGAGACGGATGCTGGTCCTCTCTTGGGAGAGTGGGAGGCCAACAGACGGTCTCTCTCCAAATGGACGGCTGCGTTTACTTCGGGGTCATTCAGCACGAGACTCTCCACGCTCTGGGCTTCCAGCACGAACAAACCAGGAGCGACCGTGACCAGTATGTCACCATCAACTGGAGTAACATCGACTCTAACAACGCCTACAACTTCGACAGATCAAACACCAACAACCTGAACACTGCCTACGACTACAGCTCTGTCATGCACTATGGAAATACAGCCTTCTCTATCAACGGGATGGACACCATCACCCCCATCCCCAACCCCAACGTGCCCATCGgccagagacaggggttgtccaCCACTGACATCCTGAGGATCAACAGACTCTACGGCTGCTGA